The genome window CCCAAGCTGTATCTGGCGGTGGGCATTTCCGGCGCGATTCAGCATTTGGTGGGCATGAAGGGCTCGCGGACTATCGCTGCTATCAATAAGGACCCGGAGGCGCCGATTTTTGAAGTGGCCGACTACGCCGTGGTCGGCAATCTGTTTGACGTCGTACCGGCACTGATTGCCGCGCTGAAGGAAAGCCCCGCGTAAATGGACGCTGCCGAACATCCGCAGATGCAGGCCGATGTGGTGATTGTGGGCGCGGGCCCAGCCGGCCTCGCCTGCGCGCTGCATCTGGCGCGTCTGATTGACGCTTACAACGCCGCGCACCCCGACCGGGCGCTCTCCAAAGAGAATATTTACCTGCTGGAGAAAGGGCGCGCTATCGGCGCGCATCAGCTCAGCGGCGCGGTCATGGACCCACGCGGATTGAAGGAACTGGAGCCGAATTTCGCCAGTGACCCGGACCTGGGCGCAACCCCGGTCGCCGATGATGCGCTACTGGTGCTCACGCGACATGGCGCCATCCGCTCACCCCTCACACCGCCGCCACTGCACAACCACGGGAATTACGTTGTCTCGCTGAACCGGCTGGCGCAATGGCTGGGAGCCAAGGTGGAAGCGGCCGGCGTCAACATCTTTACCGCGTTCGCGGGCCGGACGCTGCTGTTTGACGGCGACCAGGTCACGGGCGTGCGCACCGACGACAAGGGCGTGGACCGGGAAGGCCGGCCTAAGCCGAATTTCGAGCCCGGTTACGATCTGCAATCGCCCATCGTTGTGCTGGCCGAAGGGCCACGGGGCTCGCTCACGAGGCAATTGCTTGACCACCTCACGCTGACCGGGCTCAACCCGCAGGTGTTCTCGCTGGGAGTGAAGGAGCTGTGGGAGATCCCGGCCGGGCGCTTCCCTGCCGGGCGGGTCTATCACACGCTCGGCTTCCCGCTGCCCACCAGCATGTACGGCGGCGGCTGGATTTATGGCGTGCCGGGCAATCGCGTCTCCATCGGCCTGATGACGGCGCTGGAGTATCGGGATCCGGCGACGGATCCCCACAACCTGTTCCAGCAATTCAAGACCCATCCCTGGGTGCGGCGGCTGCTCGCCGGCGGCGAGCTGGTGCGCTACGGCGCCAAGACAACGCCCATGGGGGGCTGGTACTCGATTCCGGCTACCGCCGGTGAAAACTGGCTGCTGCTGGGCGACAGCGCAGGGTTCGTCAACAGCCAACGGCTGAAGGGCATTCACCTGGCCATCAAGAGCGGCATGCTGGCGGCGGAAACGATCTTTGCAAAACTCACTGGCCGGGGGTCGCTGAAGGACTACCCGCGCAAGGTCGAGCAGAGCTGGATGCGGGAAGAACTCTGGAAAGTCCGCAACTTTCACCAGGGCTTTGAGCATGGCCTGTGGGCCGGGCTGCTGCACGCCGGCGTGCAGCAGTTCACCGGCGGACGGGGTTTGCGTGATCCGCTGCGCACGGTTGCCGGTCCCGAGCGCATGCGCCACATCGACCAGCTCGGCGACCGGCCGTTCGAGCTGCAGCCAGATGGCAAACTGACGTTCGACAAAGTCACCGATGTCTACCACTCCGGCACGCGGCATGAGGAAGACCAGCCCTCGCACCTGGTGATCAGCGACTGGGACGTGTGCAATAACCGCTGCCTGCACGAGTACGGCAATCCGTGTGTGTCGTACTGCCCAGCCAAGGTTTACGAGATGGTATTTGACGAACAGGGCGCCAAGAAACTGCACCTCAATCCGTCGAACTGCGTGCACTGCAAAACGTGCGACATCATGGACCCGTATGCCAATATCACCTGGGTACCGCCGGAAGGCGGCGGCGGACCGAGCTACGACGGGATGTAGCTTCTTACGCCGGCAAGCACTTCAGCCCCGGCAGCGACAGTAGTTTCTGATCGGCAGTTACCAGCGTCAGGTCATCCACCCGAGCGGTCGCCGCGATGAGATTGTCGGCCGGATCGTGGTGTGCAAACGAGATGCGGCCCACTTCCAGCGCCACCGCAGCCGTCACTGGCGCCCACTCCGGGTTGCCGGAACTGTCAATGTCTCCGACGATTGCCTCCAGGCTCCGGCGCATCTGCAACTTACCCTTTCGCTGTAGCACCACTGCCTCCCAAATGCTCACCGGTGAAAGGTAAAGTCGAGAACCGGATTTGCGCAGAGCTTTCGCGGCGTCCTCGTTCAATCGCGTCGCATCCTCCTCAAGCCACAACCAGACATGCGTGTCCAGGAGGTAGTTCAATCCCGCAGAGCCTCGATCTCCGACTCGTCCACGGCAGGCGAAATAATGTCCCCGAGAATCTTTATGTTTCCCGCGTTCCGCCCCCACCACCAATCATTTCGGCCCTTGCCAGCCCTTGGCGGTTCGATTTTCGCCATCGGCTCGCCGCGGCGGGTAATCAGCACTGGCTGGCCCGTCTTTTTAACGTTTTCGATCACCGCCAGGCAGGTCGCCTTGAACTTGGAGATCGCGATGGTTTCCATGGACGGATCATACCATGGTCAATTGACCATGGTCAGTTCCGGCAAGTCGGGTATTCTGGTTCGGGAATGCATCTTTTTGCCAATTTATTTGAGGCCACGCTGCTGGTCGTCGTAGCGCTGTTCCCTATCGTCAATCCATTGAGCGGGGCGCTGATTTTTCTTGGACTGACGGATGGCAGCAGTCGAAGCGTGCGGCAGGCGCTGGCCTGGCGGATCAGTTTGAATGGGTTTTTAATTCTGCTCGTGTCCATGCTGATCGGCGGCAAGGTGCTGGCATTTTTCGGCGTCTCGCTGCCGGCCGTGCAGATCGGCGGCGGCCTGGTGCTGATCGCCATGGGCTGGAACATGCTCCAGGCCAAGGACGGCGAAATGCATCCCGCGACGGTCACTGCTGCGGATGCGTCCACCCAAGCTTTTTATCCGCTCACCCTACCGCTCACGGTCGGTCCCGGCTCAATCGCGGTCGCAGTGGCGCTGGGCGCCAACACCCAGCGCCAGCTCTACGGCTGGCCCGCACAGTTGGCCTCTGCGCTGCTCGGGCCGCTCCTCATCGCCGTTAGTATTCTGATTTGCTTTCGCAGCGCCGACCGCCTCGAAAAACTCCTCGGCCGGACCGGTATGAGCGTATTCCTGCGCTTGTCGGCATTTATCATTTTGTGCATTGGAATCCAGATTCTCTGGAATGGGATTGCGGCCTTCACGCATATCCGCGCGTAGTCTTCCGGTCGCCGTTTTCAGTCACGCGAGTGGCCTGCCACTTTTTGCCCTGGTCGCTCTCGTTGGTCGCAAGGAGAACGGATCCAACGCCCGGTGCGCTTACAATCGAGAGACTTATGCTGACGCTGGCGGTGCCGACTTATGAGGAGCGCGGCAACATCGAGCCGCTGGTCCAGCGGATCGAGGCGGCGCTACACGATGCTCCGTTTGAATTGATCGTCGTGGATGATGCCAGCCGCGATGGCACGGCCGCGGAAGTGCGGCGGCTGCAAGCGGGGCGGCCCTGGCTGCGACTGTTGGAGCGGCATGGCTCACGGGATTTATCGTCTGCGGTGGTCGAGGCGTGGCAAGCAGGGAGCGGCGACATTCTGGGCTGCATGGATGCGGATTTGCAGCATCCGCCCGAGCTGCTGCCGGCGATGCTGCAACGATTGCGAACGGCATCGGCGGCGATGGTGGTAGCCAGCCGGTATGCGCCCGGTGGAACCGTAGGCAACTGGCGGCCTTCGCGGCACTTGGTCTCACGCCTGACGACACGCACGGCAGCGTTGCTGCTGCCCGAAGCGTTGCACGGCATCACGGATCCGATGTCGGGTTACTTTCTGGTGCGGCGCGATGCCGCCGGCCTCGAACGCCTGCAGCCGCGCGGCTACAAGATTCTGCTCGAGGTCCTGGCGCGGGCGCGGCCGCGGCCCGTCGTAGACGTACCGTTCACCTTTGGCCGGCGCGCCAGCGGCACAAGCAAAGCGGACTGGCGCGTGAGCCTGCAGTTCCTACAGCAGGTGGCGGCGCTGAGGGGGTTGCAAGAGGCGCGGGACACAGTTACAAATGGCTGACGCCACCCAAGTGGTCATTTTACTGCGCGCTGACGTGCTGCAGGGCTGCACGCAGCCCTGGAGCAACCGCCCGCGGCGATCCTACTTTCCAGAAGTGCATGTAGAACAGCCGCGGCTGCTCGGTCAACATGTGACTGTGCACCGCCGTGATCGTAAACTGGTATTGCTCGAGCGCGGAAATGACTGGATTGACCTCATCCGCGGTGAGCACAAAATCACCGGTTGTCGCGACGCGACCGCCGCCCGCCTCCTGGAAATTCATGCTCTCGGCCACGCCCATGGACGGTGGCAGCGCCGCGCCTTCCATGCGGGGCGCGACTTTTCGCGGCACGCCGATGGCGAGCACCCCGCCTCTCCAGCTTCCTTTCCTGCCCAGACCGCCCTCGACGACGCTGACCCACGCGGGGGGCGAGCTCGGCTTTGCCGGAGCGAGCGGCTGCAGCGGCGTCGCCGATTGCGCCAGCGCCGCACGCAGCGTCCGCGCCAGGCTCACCGCATCGCCCTGCGCCATGAAGTGCATGAACATCACGTGGGGCTGCTCGAACAGCAGATGATTGTGCAGCGCCGTGATTTGATAGCCGCCGGCACGCAACCGCCTCATGACCGGGTTGACTTCCTGGGGCAGAAGACACAGGTCGCCCATGATCAACGTGCTTTGCCGGCTGGGTGTGAATGCCGCCCATGAACCCAGCGCCAGACCGGGCCGCAGTGTCACGCCCTGCAATTGCACATGCAGGTCTGTGCGGGGAAAGCCGACTTTATAGACCGACCCGGAGCGTTGCCCCGACCGCCCCAGAGCGCCAGCAATTGCGCTGGCGTTCATCCGTGGGCGAAAAGCACGCCGGGAACCGACAGAAACAGTGCCAAGGTGAAGAGCGGGCAAAGCCTGGGTCGCATATTGCCTCCGGAACAACTACCCAGACCAAGCTTACTTGGCCCACCTGAAAATCACATGAAAGCGGTCTTTCGGTCGCTCGGTCTCTCGGTCTCTCGGTCCCGCACCGGATGCTTCCGCCTCGGCGGTTCAGGGGACGAACAGACCGATAGACCGATAGACCGACCCGCTACTTGCTCGCCGCGGCGTGGTTGACAGCAGCCAGGTCGGCCTGGATACGGGCGACCGCCTCGCTGGCGTCATGGATGTAGCCGTTGGCGATCTCCACCATGACGGGCGTGGGTGGCACCAGAGCCATGCTCACCTGTCCGGAAATGGAGGAGAGCCAGGCGCGCAGGCGGCCGGGATAGACCAGAGCACCCTCGCCGGACTGAATCTTGAGATCGACGTACTCGTCGATATCGCGCGTCAGGCGGTCGGCGGCCGGATTGGCCTGGCCGGGGGCGTCCGCCTTGCGGATGGCGGTGCGGGCGTCAATGGCCTTGTTCAGGTTGACATCGAGATCGTTCAGGGCGCTGTGAATCCGCATGAGCAGGTCGAAGCGCTGCTGCAGCTCGGCCTGGCTGGTGTGCAGATTGGGATCGAGCGTCACCTCGAACGACTGGGATTGCGTTTTGCCGTCGTAGCTGAGCGTCACGTTGTAGGTTCCGGGCACGACTTCCGGGCCGACCGGAACGGCGGCGGCAAAACCGGAGTTGTAAATGCCTTTCACGTCGACGGCGTTGGCATAGCGCAGGTTCCACTGGAAGCGGTTCATGCCGGGATGGAGCTTGACCGCGCGCGGAGCCTGGAAGCCGAAGCCGCCGCCGCGCGTGTGCTGCGGCTTTTCCGGCAGCGAGATGCTGCGGATGATCGTGCCATCGGCGCCCGTAAAGGTCAGCTTGACCGGCGTGCCCGCAGTGTAGCTTGCGGGCAGGTTGAAGAACACCGTAGCGCCGGCGGGGCGGTTCTGGCCGTGGGCGCCACCGCCGAAGCCGAAGCCACGGCCGCCGGAGACGAGCCAGGCTTGCTGCGGCTTGAAGACATAGGCGGCGCCGCTGGCGGCGCCCGCCGTCTGCGCGTCGGTTAACTGCTCCAGGAACTGCAGGTTGTCGAGCACCCAGAAGCCGCGGCCGAAGGTGGAGATCACGACCGCGTGCTGCTGCGGCTGAACCTCGACATCGCTGACGCGCACCGCGGGCAGATTCAGCGACAGCGGCTGCCACTGCGCGCCGCCGTCGATGCTGTAGTAGACCGTCGAGCTGCTGGCTGCAAACATGAGATTGGGATCGTTGGGATCCTGGCGCACGCTCTCGATGTACTGATCCGAAGGCAGGCCGGTGGTCAGCGTGGCCCAGGTCTTGCCGTAATCGGTGGTCTTGTAGACGTAGGGATGGAAATCATCCCAGTCGAAGCGGCTGGCGGAAACGTAAGCGGTGCCGGCATCGGTTTTGGAGGGATCGATGCAGGAGATAGTGGACCACATCGGAAGCTGCGGAGGCCGGACTTCGTTCCAGGTCGCGCCGCCATCGGTGGTCACGTGCACCAGGCCATCGTCGGAACCGACCCAGATTTCGTTGTCGCTGGTGGGCGAAACGGCAATGGAGGAAATCGTATCGAACATTTCCTCGCCGGTGACATCGGCGCTGATGGGACCACCGGGACGGCCTTGCTTGGACTTATCGTTGCGGGTGAGGTCGGGGCTGATCACCTTCCAGTGAATGCCGGCATCGGTGGTTTCAAATAGCACGTTGGCGCCGTAGAGCAGTTCATCGTGGTTGCCGGGCGCAAAGGTGGCGGGGTGGTGAATCCAGCCGAAGCGGTACTTGATGAGCGAGCCCTGGAGGCCGAATTTGTAGGCCGGCCAGGGGCTGACGTTGGTGGTGAGACCGGTGCGGCGGTTCTCTTTCCAGTACATGGTGTAGTAGCCGCTGCCGTAAGTCACAAAGGGATCGCCGGGCGTGGGGACAACCCAGCTCATTTCACCGCCGGTGACGTTGGTCCAGACGCCGGCAGGGGCACCGCTGGAGCCTTCCACCGAGCTGCGATCCTGCTGCGCGCCGTAAATGTGGAAGGGGAACTGTTCGTCGAGGTTGGCGTGATAGAACTGGCCGGTGGGCTGATTGTCTTCGGAGCTGAAGGCCTTGCCGCCATTCAGCGTGACGGTGGCGCCGCCATCGTTGCCTTCGATGAAGATCTGCGAGTTCTTGGGGTTGATCCAGAAGGCGTGGTTGTCGCCATGGGGCGGATGGATGGCATGCAGCGTTTTGCCCGAATCATGCGAGATGTAGACGCCCACGTTGGGCAGGTAGATGGTATTCGCGTCTTGCGGATCAACGTAGACGCGACCGTAGTAGAAGGCGCGCTGGGTGATGTCCATGCTGTTGTTGATCAGCCGCCAGCTCTGGCCGGCGTTGTCGGAACGGAAGAGGCCGCCCGCCTGGCCTTTGTAGTCGGCCTGGATGAGCGCGTAGACCACGTTGGGATTGCTGGGCGCCACGGCGACGCCAACCTTACCGAAAATGCCGGTAGGCAGACCGGGGCGGTGCGAGATGTTGGTCCAGTGCGCGCCGCCGTCGGTCGTCTTATACAGGCCACTGCCGGGACCGCCGCTGGAGAAACCCCAATGACGGCGCGACATCTGCCACATGGCGGCGTAGACGGTCGAGGGATCTTGCTGATCCATGGCCATGGTGATGGCGCCGGTGTGCTCGTTGACGTACAGAATCTTTTTCCAGGACTTACCGCCATCGGTGGTCTTGAACACGCCCCGCTCCGGATTGGGACCGAAGAGATGGCCGAGCGCGGCGACATAAACGATATCGGGATTCTGGGGATCGATCAGAATCCAGTTGATCATGTGCGTTGCTTCGAGGCCGATATGCGCCCAGGTCTTGCCGCCATCGGTGGACTTGAACATGCCGTCGCCGGTCAGCACCGTGTTGCGCGGGGCGGAGTCTCCCGAGCCGACGTAGATGATTTTGGGATTGGAGGGCGCAATCGCCATAGCGCCGATGCTGCCGGTCGTGAAGTCTTTATCGGAGATATTGCTCCAGTTGTGACCGTAATCGGTGGTTTTCCAAACGCCGCCGCCGGCGGTTGCCATATAAAAGACGTTGGGCTCGCTGCCGATGCCGGCCACGGCGTTCACGCGGCCGCCGGTGTAGGGACCGACGCTGCGCCAGTGCAGGGCGCCGGTCAGGCCAGCGGGAGGAATGGCGAAGGCCAGCGGCACGGCGACCGACAGGCAGGTGACCAGGAGGGCATATTTTGCTTGGGACAGGGCTCGGAACATGGCGGCGTCGCCTCTCTTTAGGAAAATTCACTCCCACTATACCGGCAGTAACGGAATGTGGCGATGCAAAAATACAATGACCTTATTGACATATAACGTCATTTAATTTGACAGGACTGACAAGCCTGACAAATAATGCCGCTAGCTTTCCCCCTTGTTGCAGGGCAAATCAACGGAGGTTTCTGATGCGTGGACTCAGGCGTGGACTGGCGAGTGTAGCCTTGGCGGGAGGCCTGCTGGCGGCCTTACTGACCGGAACGGCGGTGGCGCAGACGGCCGCGGCCACGGGTGAAGTGGTGGGCACCATCACGGACCCATCGGGTGCGGTGATTCCCGGCGCCACGGTGACGCTGATCAACACCGGCACCAACGCGCGGCGCACGGCGAATACCAACGGCAAGGGTGGGTATACGTTTCCGGCAGTTGCGCCGGGGATTTACTCGATGACGGTGGCGGCCAAAGGGTTCCAAACCTCGGCCATCGCGGCGTTGCAAGTGTCGGTAGCGCAGAGTTCGCTGGCGAACGTGAAGATGAAGCTGGGCTCGGCCTCGCAAACGGTGGAGGTGACGGCGGGCGGGGCGGCGCAACTGCAGACCACCAACGCCACGATCGGCAACACGGTCGGCAGCCAGGCGTTGATCCGGCTACCCACGCTCCAACACGACGCCTCGGAGCTGCTGAACCTGCAGCCGGGCACAGCCACCAACGGTAGCAACGAAACGCGCGTGGCGGGGGCGAACGACGACCAAAATACCATCAGCGTGGACGGTATCGACGTGACCGGCGGGGTGATTGCAGGCGCGGGATCAAACACCACCATGGTGCCGATTCCGGTGGACAGCGTGCAGGAGTTCCGGGTGGGCGTGACCAACAACGGCGCCAGCATGGACACCGGCTCGGGCGGTCAGGTAACGCTGACCGGGCGCACGGGGACCAACCAGATTCACGGCGCCGTCTACGCGTACTACCAGAACAACAAGATGAATGCCAACTCCTGGAACGACAACCACACGCCGTCGCCCGGGCCGAACGGGACCAAGCTGCCGTTTACGCCGCGGCCGCCACTGCAAGACAAGCGCTTCGGGGCGCGCATTGGCGGGCCGATCCAACACAACAAGACGTTTTACTTCGCCGACTATGAAGGCCGGCGCTTCGCGCAGGTGTTCGACACCACCAGCCTGGTGCCCAGCCCGGCGCTGCTGCAGGGGATCCTGCGGTTCCCGGATGCGAGCGGCAATATCATCAGCTATCCACTGGCCACCAGCACGGCCTGCGGAGCTGGCGGCAATCAGGCGTGCGACCCGCGCGGCCTGGGCGAGAGTCCGACGGTGGCGGCGATGAACAAGCTGTTTCCGGCGGGCAACAACCCGGCGCAGGGCGATGGCTTGAACCTGATAGGGTACGATTCGACGGTGAAGGCACCGTTGACCTCGGATTATTGGGTGGGGCGGCTGGATCACAGCTTCAACTCGAAGTGGGCGTTCCAGGGCAGCTACGTGTACTCGCGCGAGATTTTTGACGCCGCCGGCAACAGCGCCGTCTCGCCGCAGTACTCCATCGTGGGCGGCAACGTCACCCCGATCAAGCCGGCGCCGCAGCGGGGCACGCTTATTTCCGGCAGCCTGACCGGCACCATCACACCCAATTTGCTCAACACCTTCCGCTTCGGCTGGGTGCGCAATGACACGCTGGGGGCGGGCATGACGCCGACGCAGATCGCGCAGCAGGAGAAGCTGCCCGGTACCGACACCAGCGCCGGTTGGATCGCCTATCAGCCGCAGAGTTCGTATCTGGGCTTCCGGAATCCGATCGACGACAGTACGGGCAATGCGCGGTTCCAGGCGACGAACGTGAAGAAGGTTCAGTACCTCGACGACGTCAACTGGATGAAAGGTAGTCACACGATTCAGGCGGGATTCCATATCGACCACCTGCCGACGGTGCATACGCGCAGTGACAAGGTGGTCGGCTCGATCACGTCGCTGGCGGCGCTGACCGATACCGCCAGCTTCCTGCGGATTCCGGCGGCGGATGAACCCCAGCGCTGCAGTGCGAGCGTCAGCAGCAACTGCCTGCCTTCCTCGTTTGCCGGCGCTTGGAACGCGCTCTATGCCTCGACGCTGGGCCTGATCGACAACGTGGGGGTGCTGGGGGTGCGCAACGCCGCTTTGCAGCCGCTGCCGTTTGGCACCAATTTGACCAGCCACTCGACCATGGATTCCTATGATTTTTACGTACAGGATGTCTGGCGCCTGAGCCCCTCGCTGACGGCGACCTACGGCCTGGCGTACGGCTGGCAGACACCGCCGGTGGACTCGAAAGACTTGCAGACGCTGTTGATTGACAACTCGACCGGCAAGGCACTGGGCGCACGGGAGTACATGGACAATAAATTGGCGGCAGCGCAGACGGGCGAGTTTTACAACCCGGAGCTGGCCTATCTGCCGATCGCCCAGGCGGGCGGACGCAAGGTGGTGAGCACCGACTGGGGCAACTGGGCGCCGCGCATCGGGATTGCCTGGAACCCCGACATCACCAATGGTTTCCTGGGTACGCTGTTCGGTGGGAAGAAGACCGTCCTGCGCGGCGGCTTCGGCGTGGTCTACGACCGCTCGAACATGGTGCAGGAAGTCGAGATCCCAATGCTGGGCGTGGGCTTTGCGGATACGGTCACGGTGCCGACACCGGCGTGCAACACGACGGGAA of Acidobacteriota bacterium contains these proteins:
- a CDS encoding NAAT family transporter; this translates as MHLFANLFEATLLVVVALFPIVNPLSGALIFLGLTDGSSRSVRQALAWRISLNGFLILLVSMLIGGKVLAFFGVSLPAVQIGGGLVLIAMGWNMLQAKDGEMHPATVTAADASTQAFYPLTLPLTVGPGSIAVAVALGANTQRQLYGWPAQLASALLGPLLIAVSILICFRSADRLEKLLGRTGMSVFLRLSAFIILCIGIQILWNGIAAFTHIRA
- a CDS encoding carboxypeptidase regulatory-like domain-containing protein; translated protein: MRGLRRGLASVALAGGLLAALLTGTAVAQTAAATGEVVGTITDPSGAVIPGATVTLINTGTNARRTANTNGKGGYTFPAVAPGIYSMTVAAKGFQTSAIAALQVSVAQSSLANVKMKLGSASQTVEVTAGGAAQLQTTNATIGNTVGSQALIRLPTLQHDASELLNLQPGTATNGSNETRVAGANDDQNTISVDGIDVTGGVIAGAGSNTTMVPIPVDSVQEFRVGVTNNGASMDTGSGGQVTLTGRTGTNQIHGAVYAYYQNNKMNANSWNDNHTPSPGPNGTKLPFTPRPPLQDKRFGARIGGPIQHNKTFYFADYEGRRFAQVFDTTSLVPSPALLQGILRFPDASGNIISYPLATSTACGAGGNQACDPRGLGESPTVAAMNKLFPAGNNPAQGDGLNLIGYDSTVKAPLTSDYWVGRLDHSFNSKWAFQGSYVYSREIFDAAGNSAVSPQYSIVGGNVTPIKPAPQRGTLISGSLTGTITPNLLNTFRFGWVRNDTLGAGMTPTQIAQQEKLPGTDTSAGWIAYQPQSSYLGFRNPIDDSTGNARFQATNVKKVQYLDDVNWMKGSHTIQAGFHIDHLPTVHTRSDKVVGSITSLAALTDTASFLRIPAADEPQRCSASVSSNCLPSSFAGAWNALYASTLGLIDNVGVLGVRNAALQPLPFGTNLTSHSTMDSYDFYVQDVWRLSPSLTATYGLAYGWQTPPVDSKDLQTLLIDNSTGKALGAREYMDNKLAAAQTGEFYNPELAYLPIAQAGGRKVVSTDWGNWAPRIGIAWNPDITNGFLGTLFGGKKTVLRGGFGVVYDRSNMVQEVEIPMLGVGFADTVTVPTPACNTTGTGGTGCNSASTNPALADFRIGVDGTLPVPVLKPSASPVVPAAPYAELLSFQLDPNNKIGKGYNADISVQRQLPAGMMLQLGWVGHYGRLLPEAINFNNSPYMFKDKASGQTFAQAYDAVANSLRSGSTPGEQPFFNNMLPGMKSGSAPISGTDFLAASDPGDFIRGNVSNLFNLIDGARARQGLPSFDNRQVLVLFMRTHQGYSNYNGMIVTLRKETQNGLSLGINYTWAHALDDGVSNQDSAGFFPNSYYPTINYGASRFDVRQSLNATTVWNLPLGTGHAISFQGRRANGFINNWYVSAIVTAQAGFPVEVSQGSQVYGGGAILSGTTYAVPTVGVSSLGAGLHSGVGGGTGLNLFADPQAAIKDFAPVQLAAGGVSGTANPMTGLPFVNLDMSIGKTTQITEGTALALSVDFFNALNNVNFETPGLSLFSPRNFGAITNQFVPANRTAGSRWIELGARFTF
- a CDS encoding type II toxin-antitoxin system VapC family toxin, encoding MVVGAERGKHKDSRGHYFACRGRVGDRGSAGLNYLLDTHVWLWLEEDATRLNEDAAKALRKSGSRLYLSPVSIWEAVVLQRKGKLQMRRSLEAIVGDIDSSGNPEWAPVTAAVALEVGRISFAHHDPADNLIAATARVDDLTLVTADQKLLSLPGLKCLPA
- a CDS encoding DUF1259 domain-containing protein, yielding MNASAIAGALGRSGQRSGSVYKVGFPRTDLHVQLQGVTLRPGLALGSWAAFTPSRQSTLIMGDLCLLPQEVNPVMRRLRAGGYQITALHNHLLFEQPHVMFMHFMAQGDAVSLARTLRAALAQSATPLQPLAPAKPSSPPAWVSVVEGGLGRKGSWRGGVLAIGVPRKVAPRMEGAALPPSMGVAESMNFQEAGGGRVATTGDFVLTADEVNPVISALEQYQFTITAVHSHMLTEQPRLFYMHFWKVGSPRAVAPGLRAALQHVSAQ
- a CDS encoding type II toxin-antitoxin system Phd/YefM family antitoxin; amino-acid sequence: METIAISKFKATCLAVIENVKKTGQPVLITRRGEPMAKIEPPRAGKGRNDWWWGRNAGNIKILGDIISPAVDESEIEALRD
- a CDS encoding electron transfer flavoprotein-ubiquinone oxidoreductase → MDAAEHPQMQADVVIVGAGPAGLACALHLARLIDAYNAAHPDRALSKENIYLLEKGRAIGAHQLSGAVMDPRGLKELEPNFASDPDLGATPVADDALLVLTRHGAIRSPLTPPPLHNHGNYVVSLNRLAQWLGAKVEAAGVNIFTAFAGRTLLFDGDQVTGVRTDDKGVDREGRPKPNFEPGYDLQSPIVVLAEGPRGSLTRQLLDHLTLTGLNPQVFSLGVKELWEIPAGRFPAGRVYHTLGFPLPTSMYGGGWIYGVPGNRVSIGLMTALEYRDPATDPHNLFQQFKTHPWVRRLLAGGELVRYGAKTTPMGGWYSIPATAGENWLLLGDSAGFVNSQRLKGIHLAIKSGMLAAETIFAKLTGRGSLKDYPRKVEQSWMREELWKVRNFHQGFEHGLWAGLLHAGVQQFTGGRGLRDPLRTVAGPERMRHIDQLGDRPFELQPDGKLTFDKVTDVYHSGTRHEEDQPSHLVISDWDVCNNRCLHEYGNPCVSYCPAKVYEMVFDEQGAKKLHLNPSNCVHCKTCDIMDPYANITWVPPEGGGGPSYDGM
- a CDS encoding glycosyl hydrolase, with the translated sequence MFRALSQAKYALLVTCLSVAVPLAFAIPPAGLTGALHWRSVGPYTGGRVNAVAGIGSEPNVFYMATAGGGVWKTTDYGHNWSNISDKDFTTGSIGAMAIAPSNPKIIYVGSGDSAPRNTVLTGDGMFKSTDGGKTWAHIGLEATHMINWILIDPQNPDIVYVAALGHLFGPNPERGVFKTTDGGKSWKKILYVNEHTGAITMAMDQQDPSTVYAAMWQMSRRHWGFSSGGPGSGLYKTTDGGAHWTNISHRPGLPTGIFGKVGVAVAPSNPNVVYALIQADYKGQAGGLFRSDNAGQSWRLINNSMDITQRAFYYGRVYVDPQDANTIYLPNVGVYISHDSGKTLHAIHPPHGDNHAFWINPKNSQIFIEGNDGGATVTLNGGKAFSSEDNQPTGQFYHANLDEQFPFHIYGAQQDRSSVEGSSGAPAGVWTNVTGGEMSWVVPTPGDPFVTYGSGYYTMYWKENRRTGLTTNVSPWPAYKFGLQGSLIKYRFGWIHHPATFAPGNHDELLYGANVLFETTDAGIHWKVISPDLTRNDKSKQGRPGGPISADVTGEEMFDTISSIAVSPTSDNEIWVGSDDGLVHVTTDGGATWNEVRPPQLPMWSTISCIDPSKTDAGTAYVSASRFDWDDFHPYVYKTTDYGKTWATLTTGLPSDQYIESVRQDPNDPNLMFAASSSTVYYSIDGGAQWQPLSLNLPAVRVSDVEVQPQQHAVVISTFGRGFWVLDNLQFLEQLTDAQTAGAASGAAYVFKPQQAWLVSGGRGFGFGGGAHGQNRPAGATVFFNLPASYTAGTPVKLTFTGADGTIIRSISLPEKPQHTRGGGFGFQAPRAVKLHPGMNRFQWNLRYANAVDVKGIYNSGFAAAVPVGPEVVPGTYNVTLSYDGKTQSQSFEVTLDPNLHTSQAELQQRFDLLMRIHSALNDLDVNLNKAIDARTAIRKADAPGQANPAADRLTRDIDEYVDLKIQSGEGALVYPGRLRAWLSSISGQVSMALVPPTPVMVEIANGYIHDASEAVARIQADLAAVNHAAASK
- a CDS encoding polyprenol monophosphomannose synthase gives rise to the protein MLTLAVPTYEERGNIEPLVQRIEAALHDAPFELIVVDDASRDGTAAEVRRLQAGRPWLRLLERHGSRDLSSAVVEAWQAGSGDILGCMDADLQHPPELLPAMLQRLRTASAAMVVASRYAPGGTVGNWRPSRHLVSRLTTRTAALLLPEALHGITDPMSGYFLVRRDAAGLERLQPRGYKILLEVLARARPRPVVDVPFTFGRRASGTSKADWRVSLQFLQQVAALRGLQEARDTVTNG